From Bacillota bacterium, a single genomic window includes:
- a CDS encoding anaerobic ribonucleoside-triphosphate reductase activating protein yields the protein MYARGLQKLSLVDFPETMCATVFLAGCNFRCPYCHNPDLVLRSPGLPWISEEELLQFLEEREGFIDGVCVTGGEPTLEPDLPAFLARVKARGLKTKLDTNGTRPDVLARLLEHGLLDYIAMDVKAPRDKYRRVTRSRVDPGVLEASIRLVQQSQVPYEFRTTVVPGLLSADDVEAIARWITGAGKYVLQPYLPPRRTLDEKWRKRPPCPRSYLERLACRVAHLVVRVEVRGGDRNLP from the coding sequence ATGTATGCCAGGGGATTGCAAAAGCTCAGTCTGGTTGACTTCCCGGAAACCATGTGCGCCACCGTATTCCTGGCTGGCTGCAACTTCAGGTGTCCGTACTGCCACAACCCGGACCTGGTCTTGCGTTCGCCCGGGCTGCCCTGGATCTCGGAGGAGGAGCTTCTGCAATTCCTGGAGGAGCGTGAGGGGTTCATAGACGGGGTTTGCGTAACCGGTGGGGAACCCACACTGGAGCCCGATCTGCCCGCCTTTCTGGCCAGGGTGAAAGCCCGGGGGCTCAAGACGAAACTGGACACCAACGGCACCCGCCCGGACGTGCTCGCCCGGTTGCTGGAGCACGGCTTGCTGGACTATATCGCCATGGACGTCAAGGCCCCCCGGGACAAATACCGGAGGGTGACCCGCAGCCGGGTTGACCCGGGGGTCCTGGAAGCATCTATCCGCCTCGTTCAACAGAGCCAGGTACCCTACGAGTTCAGGACCACGGTGGTGCCTGGCCTGCTTTCTGCCGATGACGTGGAAGCAATTGCCAGATGGATAACGGGAGCCGGGAAGTACGTGCTCCAGCCTTACCTGCCGCCCAGGAGAACATTGGACGAAAAGTGGCGGAAGCGTCCGCCGTGCCCCCGCTCCTACCTGGAACGACTGGCCTGCCGGGTAGCGCACCTGGTGGTCCGGGTTGAAGTAAGGGGTGGCGACCGCAACTTACCGTAA